The following nucleotide sequence is from Synergistaceae bacterium.
TTCCTTATAACGTTTAAACAAACCAGAACATTAGCTAAGCGACAATCTCAATTCCCATCGAACGAGCCGTGCCCTCGATCATGCGCATAGCCGCTTCCACGTCGTTAGCGTTTAGGTCCTGTTTTTTCAGTTCAGCAATTTCCTTGACCTTGACACGGGAAAGTTGAGCGACTTTTTTCTTGTTAGGCGTTCCCGAACCAGATTCGATCCCTGCGGCTTTTTTCAAAAGAACACTTGCCGGTGGGGTCTTCAACTCAAAAGAAAAACTTCTGTCAGCATAAACAGTTATAATTGCTGGAATAATCATTCCCGGCTGATCTGATGTTTTGGCGTTAAATTGTTTGCAAAACTCCATAATGTTGACACCATGCTGTCCCAACGCCGGTCCCACAGGCGGAGCCG
It contains:
- the rplK gene encoding 50S ribosomal protein L11; this translates as MAKKVVGQVKLQLPAGKATPAPPVGPALGQHGVNIMEFCKQFNAKTSDQPGMIIPAIITVYADRSFSFELKTPPASVLLKKAAGIESGSGTPNKKKVAQLSRVKVKEIAELKKQDLNANDVEAAMRMIEGTARSMGIEIVA